A region of Sandaracinaceae bacterium DNA encodes the following proteins:
- a CDS encoding DUF4340 domain-containing protein codes for MKTSTVSVLAAIAVALFAYIILVERHQLTDIELAGRGSRLIERFSQRRVESVVIEREGERIELVARNRPGDDDAEEERAWDLRSPLEARADTEAVAALLGALEWAEPRRRVEGIEPGELAGYGLVDPAVRVTLRIAGETVTLSIGQPDATEAGRYAMLDDQSVLYVVGDDVFEAADHDAVHFRNRELFPDLMLEMNEITLRAGDAVTRVEKDAEASDETWYLREPIAMMASAQRVRDIKRAISSLRATRFADAGEQLGDAYLRFESQAKVSDDAPYAPVTLVVGAACGEHEGQRYARAGEDGPLVCVNERDLAPLLRSASELRELRPITLPDTDIEAIDLVAGADSLHIEDEDGEWSYRLVRGGAAPVTGEVDPDAFSEWLSGIRSLETIEAESVDEAELGRRGLSAPRVTLTMHGRGSAPDHTLAMGGSDMRGVFLRRDEELVALVVPTDVEQQLAVSVVHFLPRRLLRERAEALVQVATTGAIAQTLERDGDGDFELSAPVVAPADGAAARDLARRLATLEAARFVAEAPAPEHGLATPRLTARFRFEGALEDDQDDADEDAHGEHDGHDHGETPSGPSAPPRTHVLKLGADTEGGAFAQLDERREVFVLPGAVVELLLRALVSNDLLRTSRVDLEGVRLEQEGVTIDVTHDGAFFVARGQRIPEERFEPVLMALERMRAESGRYGVSFDPALTVGVTRDERANAPQRYTLRVGPAGATHTDVQRADLNVTFRVPNDQVAPLRDFQP; via the coding sequence ATGAAGACATCCACCGTCTCAGTCCTCGCGGCCATCGCGGTCGCCCTGTTCGCCTACATCATCCTGGTCGAACGACATCAGCTCACCGACATCGAGCTGGCGGGGCGTGGCTCCCGGCTCATCGAGCGGTTCTCGCAGCGGCGCGTCGAGAGCGTCGTCATCGAGCGTGAGGGCGAGCGCATCGAGCTCGTGGCGCGCAACCGTCCGGGTGACGACGACGCCGAAGAGGAGCGCGCTTGGGATCTGCGCTCGCCGCTCGAGGCCCGCGCCGACACCGAGGCCGTCGCGGCGCTGCTGGGGGCGCTCGAGTGGGCCGAGCCTCGGCGCCGGGTCGAGGGCATCGAGCCCGGGGAGCTCGCGGGCTATGGTCTCGTGGACCCGGCGGTGCGCGTGACCCTGCGCATCGCTGGCGAGACCGTGACGCTCTCCATCGGTCAGCCGGACGCCACCGAGGCGGGTCGCTACGCCATGCTGGACGACCAGAGCGTGCTGTACGTGGTGGGCGACGACGTGTTCGAGGCCGCCGACCACGACGCGGTGCACTTCCGCAACAGGGAGCTGTTCCCCGACCTGATGCTGGAGATGAACGAGATCACGCTGCGGGCTGGCGACGCCGTCACGCGTGTCGAGAAGGACGCCGAGGCCTCCGACGAGACCTGGTACCTACGCGAGCCCATCGCCATGATGGCGTCGGCCCAGCGTGTGCGGGACATCAAGCGTGCCATCAGCAGCCTGCGGGCCACGCGCTTCGCGGACGCTGGGGAGCAGTTGGGCGACGCCTACCTGCGCTTCGAGTCCCAGGCCAAGGTGAGCGACGACGCGCCCTACGCGCCCGTGACGTTGGTGGTCGGGGCCGCGTGCGGGGAGCACGAGGGGCAGCGCTATGCCCGCGCCGGGGAGGACGGACCGCTCGTGTGCGTGAACGAGCGCGACCTCGCGCCCTTGTTGCGGTCCGCGTCCGAGCTGCGCGAGCTGCGACCCATCACGCTGCCCGACACCGACATCGAGGCCATCGACCTGGTGGCGGGTGCCGACTCGCTGCACATCGAGGACGAAGACGGAGAGTGGAGCTACCGCCTGGTGCGCGGTGGCGCGGCTCCCGTCACGGGCGAGGTCGACCCCGACGCGTTCAGCGAGTGGCTCAGCGGCATTCGCTCGCTCGAGACCATCGAGGCCGAGAGCGTGGACGAGGCCGAGCTGGGTCGGCGGGGGCTGAGCGCGCCGCGCGTGACGCTCACCATGCACGGTCGCGGTTCGGCGCCGGACCACACGCTCGCCATGGGCGGGAGCGACATGCGCGGCGTGTTCCTGCGCCGCGACGAGGAGCTGGTGGCGCTGGTGGTGCCGACGGACGTCGAGCAGCAGCTCGCCGTCAGCGTGGTGCACTTCTTGCCGCGGCGGCTGCTGCGTGAGCGCGCCGAGGCGCTCGTGCAGGTGGCGACCACGGGCGCCATCGCGCAGACCCTCGAGCGCGACGGAGACGGTGACTTCGAGCTGAGCGCCCCCGTGGTGGCGCCCGCCGACGGTGCCGCCGCCCGAGACCTGGCACGTCGCCTGGCCACCCTGGAGGCCGCGCGCTTCGTGGCCGAGGCGCCCGCGCCCGAGCACGGCCTCGCGACGCCGCGGCTGACGGCACGCTTCCGCTTCGAGGGGGCGCTCGAGGACGACCAAGACGACGCGGACGAAGACGCCCATGGGGAGCACGACGGACACGACCACGGCGAGACGCCGAGCGGTCCGAGCGCGCCCCCGCGCACCCACGTGCTGAAGCTGGGCGCCGACACGGAGGGCGGCGCGTTCGCGCAGCTGGACGAGCGGCGCGAGGTGTTCGTGCTGCCCGGCGCCGTCGTCGAGCTGCTGCTCCGGGCGCTGGTGTCGAACGATCTCCTACGGACCTCGCGCGTCGACCTCGAGGGCGTGCGCCTCGAGCAGGAGGGCGTGACCATCGACGTCACGCACGACGGCGCGTTCTTCGTGGCCCGCGGCCAGCGCATCCCGGAGGAGCGCTTCGAGCCCGTGCTCATGGCGCTGGAGCGGATGCGGGCCGAGAGCGGCCGTTACGGTGTCAGCTTCGACCCCGCGCTCACCGTGGGCGTCACGCGAGACGAAAGGGCCAACGCACCTCAGCGCTACACGCTGCGGGTGGGTCCAGCGGGCGCCACGCACACGGACGTCCAGCGGGCCGACCTGAACGTCACCTTCCGGGTACCCAACGATCAGGTGGCGCCGCTGCGCGACTTCCAGCCCTGA